The region GTTCCTCGGTCTTTTGCTTGCATCCTCTGTTAGCTTGTAGTATACTTTTACGAATTGTTCGTCGGGGTAAGGAATGCCTTTAACTATCGTGGGGAAAATGTACGGCTTGAGTAATACCCTAGAGATCCCGGCGCGGCTGTCTGGGAAAAGAGCAGCGAAGAACTCTGAGCAAATGGGAGGAACGATGAAGAAGGGGTTAAAGACGATGCAGATATAATGCGCGAGAAGCTTAATAATAATGGAGACTAAATCACCCATGTTCGTGACGTTACCTTCCTCTATAATCTTCTCGTAAAGCACTCTTAGTTGTCCGGGCTTGGGGACCTCCGTCTTTAGCTTCTCGATAAATTCTGTGTATTGTTTAATGTAGCGGGCCTTAACGCCTTCCCTACTTAGTGAGATCTCCATGGCTGCCCCAGACCCCTCAATTAGTATTGATGCCTCGCTCTCGCCTTTGCGAATGAGTTCCCACGGCTTAGTCATAAATACTGCTTGGAGTGTTTTTTCAACTTGGGAGGCCACGGCCTCTGGTAATGTCTCGATGTATTGTTTAATGAGTTCTCGAAGTTCCTCGGGTTGTTTTCCTGACTTAATCTTGTCTAGGATTGCTTTGGCTAATTCGTGCACTTCGGGCTTGGTTGTTACTTCATCAAGAAGTTTATCTAAGTCGGGTGTAAACATGAGGCTCCATATTAGGTATGTGAGTAGTGACTTGCCTACGCTGTTTTTGCCTATTAGGATTGTTAGGGGTTTAATGGTTAGTTCGGCTTGTTCAAAGGGGCCTATGTTCCTCAACGTCACCTTGGCGTTGGTCATACTCACTTTACTAAATCCCGCCTTGGAATTTACTTATTATTCCTTTGTTTCCTTGCCCTGGTCCATGTAATTTTCGTGGCTTCTCCCGAGATAATATACCGTGTGCTCTGCATTGCCTTAATTCGCTAGTTCTTCCTGGGTTGGTGTTGGCATGTTCAGTTTTTCAGTGCTCTTTTTACGGCCTCCCTATGTATCGGTGTTTGCCATGCGAAGTACTTCCCAATGCCCAGTTCTGGGTCTCTGTCTGGTGGTGGTTGGTCGATCCATGTCCTTTGTTCCCTGTGCCATATTCTGATGATTAGGTTGTTCTCGATTAGTTTCTCCATTAGTGGCGTTGCCCTGGCTGCCTCGTCATAGATTACGTCTGGGTCTTCAATAGCCTGCTTTAGTATTTGTGCTTGTTCCTTGTTTAGGGTTTTTATCATGATGTCTAGTTTTCTGTCCTTTATCATGTCATTGATTATGCCGTTGATGTCCCAGTCTGCCCTGTATAGTTTTTCTAGCATTTCTGGGTTTCCGCCGGTCCATTTCCATGCTTGTTCGGGGTCTGGTTTTGGGTTTGGTAGTTGGTTGTGTAATTCCCTGAAGCCTTCCTTGGGCATGTTCCACATGATCTTTATTTCGGCCCATCTATGACGGCCGATTCGTTCCCATGTCACTCCCTCGCTTGTGGCTACTATCACCACGATCCTCTCGTACTTTACTGAGGGGTACTCAATCATGTTGAGGAAGCCCTTTACGAGTGTTTCTGCCTTGTCTAGTCCAATGGCTTGGAAGACGTCATCCGCAAGTAGTGCTATTCTGCTTGTGAGTCTTTTTCTGACTGCGTTGTAGAGTAGTTCCACGGCTGTGTCTATTAGCCTCGCGGCATCGCCAATTAATAGTGAGCTAATGCCCGTTATTAACTGTCTTAATCCCTCGGTTAAAACCACCTTATCTTCCCCAGCCCTGGACAATGGGCTTATGTATGAAACTTCGTAACCATGTTCTTTAAGTACTTCAATGGCTTGTTTGAGGAGTGCGGATTTGCCGCAGCCCTTGGGTCCGTATATTACCAGGGGCCACCAGGTGCCTTTATTAGCTAGCTCCTCGATCTGCTTTATGGCTGTTTCTCTGTTTATGAATTCTATTTCGTGGTTTGCGAATCTTAGTTTGGTTCTTTTCATGGTTTGTGTGTTGTGGGGTTGGTGATGCTTAGGGTTTTGCTTGCTTTCTTAATGCTGTGTGTTTTCATTTTGTTTCCTCCAGTGTTCTTTTTATGGCTTCCCTGTGGATTGGTGTTTGCCAGGCGTAGTAGGTGCCTATGCCTAGTTCGGGGTCTTTCTCGGGTGGTGGTGTGTCTATCCATAGGTATGGGTGTCTTTTCCATATTTCTATGATTAGGTTTTTCTCCACTAATTCCTTGATTAATTTGTCTAGTTCTGCTTCGGGTGTTGTCCATAGGTAGTCTGGGTCCTCCACGGTTTTTTCTAGGTGTTTTCTCCATTTTTCTGTGAATCTGCGGTTTATTCCCCTGCTTAGTCGTACTTCCTCGATTACCTTGTTGACGTCCCAGTGGTTTTTGTAGAGTTTCTCCAGCATTTCTGGGTTTCCCCCTGTCCATCTCCATACTTCCTCGAATGGTGGTTTTGGTTCTGGTATTTGGTTGTATAGTTTTTCGAGTCCTTCCTTGGTCATGTTCCAGGTGATCATTATTTCTGCCCATCTGTGTCTGCCTATTTTTTCCCTTGTGGTTCCTTCGCTGCTTGAGATCAGTACTACGATCTTCTCGTAATTTACTGAGGGGTATTCTATCATGTTTAGGAGTCCCTTGACTAGTTGTTCGGCTTTGTCGAGGCCTATGGCTTGGAATACGTCGTCTGCGAGTAGTGCGATTTTTCGGGTTAGTCCTTTTCTTACGGCGTTGTAGAGTAGTTCTATTGCTGTGTCTATTAGTTTTGCTGCGTCACCTATTACTAGGGATCCGAGGTCCACGAGTAGTCGCCTTAGGCCTTCTGTGAGTATTACCCTGTCTCCCTCAGACCTTGATAGTGGGTTTATGTATGAAACCTCGTAGCCGTGATCCCTGAGAACCTCAACTGCCTGCTTAAACAATGCAGACTTCCCACAACCCTCGGGTCCGTAGATGACTAGGGGCCACCAGGTACCCTTATCGGCCAGTTCCTCGATTTGTTTGATGGCTACTTCCCTATCTACGAACTCCACCTCCTGCCCCGCAAACCTTAACCTGATTCGCTTCATTCTAGGCTTAGTCGCTGTGTGATTCTTTTCACGGTGGGTTTGTTTTGGTTGATTCCCTGTATAGCTTATCCTTGGATGTCTCGTTTATGTTTACGGCTTTGTTCATGGTCATTAGTGCGTAGTATGGCGTTGCTGTGTAGGATTTGCCCGTGTTGTTGGGCCCTATGAGCACGGTCACTGGTCTGAACTCGACCTCCCCCTTCGTTATTGGTCCTGGTTTTCGGCCTTTGGTTTGGCTGTTGTTTGCATTGTTAGGTTAGTGGTGTTCTGTATATTGGTGGTGTGTTTAGCCACTGTATCCCTAGGATTAGTGGGTTTGTTTTTGTGCCTGTCCTGCTTATTAACCTGAGCCCTATGAGTCTTGCTATGAAGGGTATTTTCTTGGCTAGGGTCATGCTTATTAGTTCCGTGACTGCGTCCTTGATCATTGCCAGTAGTGCCGTGCTTTTTATGGTTCTTCCTGTTTTGAGGTAGGCTATGGCTGCTTCAATCAACCCCCTCCTGAGGGGGTTGAGTCTCCACCAGGTTCCGTTCCTGATGGTGAACCTCCTTAGGGAGGTTAGTAGGTTTAGGTTTATGGTGCGTATGGTGGATGATACGGTTTCCCTGATTAGGTTAATGACGTCAGGATTAAGCATTACGTAATGGTGGCATTGAGTTTTTTAAGCTTTGTGTCGGGGGTGACGTAATGTTTAAATTCCTTGGGTTTTTGCGTTTTTGATGTTTAGGTTTGTTGTTAATTCTATGTTTAGGTTTAGGTTTCTCCTAATCCTTGAGTCAATACCCACCATGGTTTATGAACTGTACTTATTGTTGTTTAGTGCCTATGCTGGTTTTGCGTCTTCGTTGCGTGGTGGTTACTTGGTTGGTGTTTTTGTGGTTGATGTTTCGTCGTTTACGGGTTCCGTGATGGCCCTCATTGCCCTCTTAATGCTCCTGGTGTCCCTGGTGGGTCTTGGCTTTGCCTTTCTTCATTACCTCCTTACCTGGGGTGGGGATTTTGAGGCTATTTACTTGCTGGGTAGGTCTAGGGTTTTGGTTCTTGAGTATTTGCTTCTGTTTCTCTTTGTGTCTACCTTGTATGGTTTTTTGTTGGGTACTGCGGTTTCTTCGGTCTTGTCGTTGGTTCTCACTAGGTTTTTGGGTTACTTGGGGTTGATGCCTGTTTTGCCCGGTGTGCTTGATATCATTGGTGCTGTGTACCGTAGCCTCTGGCTTTGGGCTTCCACGTACGTGATGCTTTCCCTGTTGGGTTCCTGGTGGGTGTTTAGGTATGTGGTTTCCTAGGTTTGTGGTGTTTCTTTTCCTGTTCATGGTGTTTGTGGGTGTGTGTCTTGGTTACTTGGTTGTGGTTGGGTTGAGCCTTTACTACCTGCCTAACCTGTTCCTTCTGGGTATTGGTAATGTGACCATTAAGCAGTCAACATCCATTTCCGTGTTCACTAGCTGGGTGCCCCTGAGCCTCGCTTACTCCCTGGGTAGGGCTGGGTTTGTGGCTGTGCCCGAGGTTATTGTGCCTTCTGTGGTGGATCATGGGGTGCCTGTCATTGTTAGGGGTGTGGTTCCATCCCTCCTGGGGTACTACGGTGTTGATTACGTGGGTGGTTACATTAATGGTGCCCTGGTGGGTGTTGACCTGGCTAGGTTGCTTGGTGTTGGTCCTGGTGATTACATAACCATAACCTCATTTAAGAATTACACGTTAACCCTTAGGGTTGTGGGTGTTGTGGGTTCCTCTAGGTTCCCCGTGCTTGATTATGAGGTTCTTGTGAACCTTAGTACGGCTCAGCTCCTCAATAGGTTGTCCAGTTACATTGTTAATGTTATTTACGTGAACTCCACGGGGCGGTTATTGACCATTGTTTCCAGGGAGTACCCTGTGCGTTTTGTGGTTGGTTTCCCCAGTGCTTCGTTGTTTGTTCTGGATGCGATTAATGAGACTGTGGAGTCCATGCGGTTGGTTAATGGGACGGTGGTAATGCTACCCTATGGCTACTACACATTCATTGTGTACAATGGGTCGCGTTACTTCGTGACGCATGTGTTGGTTAATGGTTCCACGACCGTGGTGGTAACGCCGGCTTTGGTGACCAGCGCCGTTCCCGTGGTTAGGGAGGGTGTTGGTTTTTGGTTTGCGCCTTACTGGGCCAATGGTTCGTTGGTTGGTGATTACGTTGTTGAGTTCTTCTACGGTAATGGTTCGCTGGCCCTTGCCATGCCTGGTCATGGTGTTGTGTGGGTTCCGTTACCCCCTGGTGATTATGGGGTTGTGGTTACTTCGGGCTTTGTCTCTGAGGAGTTTTGGGTGCGTGCTGCCCTGGGTGGTAATGTTACGGTGACTCTAACGCCGATGGCGGTCCTTAGTCAGTACCTTTCTCAGTATGGGCCGTTGATTGCCGAGAGGCTTGAGGCCCTTGGTTATAACTCTGGGCCTGTTGCGTTGATTTCCGTTGTTAGGGTTGGGCTTGGTTCCGTGCTGGCCCTTGTCATTGGGCTTTCTGTGATGGCGTTTTTGGGTGTTGTGGGTTTGATGGTCCATGCGTACGATGCCAATAGGGACCTCATTGAGTTCCTCATTATTAATAGGGCCTCCCTTACTGAGTTTCTTAGGTTTTTGGATGTGCCCATTTACCTGTCCTCGTCCCTGGGCTTATTAATTGGTTTGTTTATTTCCTGGTTCACCTGGAGGTTCCCTATGATGGCCCTGAACATAACACTGCTTAGTACTCCGCTGTGGCTTCTCAGGGTAAATGCTATGCCCCAGTTGTTGGTTGTGTGGGTTGTGGTTGATGTGCTTTTAATACCCATTCAGTACTATGGTAGGGGTTTGGTGGTGGGCGGTGGTTGGTGAGTTGCGTGTTGTTAATGTTAGTAAGGTGTTTCGTGGTGTGCCTGTGCTTGTTAATGTTAGTTTAACGGCTAGGTCCAGGGTTGTGACGTGCGTTAGGGGGCCCAGTGGTAGTGGTAAGACCACGCTCCTGAGGATAATGGCTGGTTTGTTGAGGCCCGACACTGGGTTTGTTTACTACGATGGTGTGGACCTGTACGGTAGTGATGGTGGTGATATTACCAGGTCCGTATCCTACGTGCCCCAGGATGATGTGTTGGTTTCGTCGCTCACCATTTGGGATAACCTGGACCTTGCGCTTAGGGTTCAGGGGTTGGGTAGGGATGAGAGGAGGCGTAGGATTGAGGCTGTGGCTGAGGAGTTGGGTATTACCCACATCCTGGGTAGGAGGCCGGTGGAGGTTAGTGGTGGTGAGAGGAGGAGGGTTAGTGTGGCCATTGCCCTGGCCAGGGATCACGAGGTATTGATAATGGATGAGCCCAGTAACAGCCTGGATATTGCCAATGTGGATAGGTTAATAAGCCTCATTAGGAGGGATGCGTCCACGGGCTCCCTGGTGGTTATAGCCACTCATGATGATTACCTGGCCAGGTGCTGCGATGTAACCTACGGCATTAGATCAGGTAGGTTATTCCCAGCCTCAGCATTGATTTGAACCTGGGCACGGCAATAATGCGCCCTTCACGCAGCGTGGGACGCCTTGGGGTTTTGGCTGGGGCGGTGTTGGTGTGGTTGATTAATGATTGTTGTAGTAAACCATGAGTGGGCCCGCCTTGAGTACTAGGTCGTGGTTGTTCAGTAGTGTTGATAGGTATTTCCTAGGTACTGTGACTAGGCTGTAGCCGCTTGGTCCCATGAACCCCACGTAGGTGTTTCTTAGCGTTATTATGCTTAGCCCCGTGGGTAGGTGTCCCTGGATTATTGCTGTGTCCACGTTGCTTGCGTTAATGCCCAGTGCGTAGTATATCATGGTGTTTAGGTTTAGTGGTGCGTTTAGTGTTTCGTTCGTCATCATTAACTGCCCCGTTATTTTAATGGCTTCGTAATCCACGTACCTGTAAACCGTCAGTGTGGCTGATGTGGGTAATTCGTAGGTGTATAGGGTGTAGAGTGCGAATAGTGGTAGTGTTATTGTCATTACTATGATTAGTACCGCGCCTAGGTACTTAAGCCTGCCCCTCCTGTGGAGTTGGTATAGTATCATTGCCGTGGGTATTTCGAGCATGACCATTATGAAGTCTAGGGATTTGGTTATGAAGAGTGATTGTAGGGGTCCCGGGGTCATTAGTAGCACGTATACCAGGATTGCCAGTGATATTACTGTTATTGACACCACGTACTTATTACGACCATCAATCGCCAGGTAACCCACTGCGGTTAGTACTGGTATTATTAGGGGTGCGGTGGTGACCGCGAGCACCCTATTAAAGCCCTGTAGTGCGTATGGTGTGTACATGCCCATGGTGAACGCCACGGTCAGTGCGGCGGCGGTTAGTGAGAGTGCTGTGAATATGGCTGTTCTGGTTCTCCTGCTTAGGGTTGTGTAGTCCGTGAGTAGTAGGGCTATTAGTATGGGTATTAGCACGAGGTCCTGGTTCACGAAGGACATCACGGAGTAGGCCCTTAGGTACAGGTCGTACCAGGCGTAGGTCAGTGTAATAAGCACAGCTAGGAGTATTGATGCCTTGGCGTGGGTGCCCAGGGGTTTCGAGTTCATGTAGTTCGTGAGTATTGCTGCTCCCAGTAGTGGTACTGTGAATGCTATGTACATGAGTAGGGTGAAGTGGTGGGCGAGGAGTAGGGCTATGTATGTTAGGGCTATGGTTAATAGGACCACGGAGTCCCCGACCCTGCCCTTACCATCCCCCATGGTTAGTAGTATTCCCATGGCCAGGAGCGCCGTGTAGAGTGGGTATTGGGCCGCTGTCTCCTTCATTACAGAGGTCAACACGAGGAGTTTGGGGCTTGTTAGTGCGAATAGGTAACCGGCTATTAGTGAGGTTGTTGTGGACCCCGTGATCCTCCTCACGAATAGTATGAATGGTATTACGGAGAGTGAGGCGATTATTGAGACCACGGTGAGGGACTCTAGGGGGCTTAGCCCAAGGACTTCGTGGGCTATTACAAGCATTAGATTCACCGTGGGCCACTCATAATTATAGGTGGAGTTCCAGGGGTTACGTGTGTAGCCGAACAAGTAGCCTGTTCCCTCGATGATTGACGCGTACTGTAGGTGTATCCAGGTGTCGGGTATTGTGGGTAATCCATTGATTACGTAGTTACTGAGCACCAGCACTAATGCCAGCGCCACAATCGCCGCAGTCACTGGGCCACGTCCTTCTCCACCTTCTCCCATACTAACTCCCTATTCCACATGTTCCTAATCATTGCGGCTAGGAGTATGAATTGGGTGTATAACCAGGTCCTAAACAGCCTAACCACAACCGCAAGCAATGCGCCCAGGCCTAGGAGTGATGCGGCGGTTATTGATCCCTGTGACGCCGCAATCAACAGTAGCGCCAACCCAGCAATGAGCACCCATGGGTTGATCACGTGTAGGAAGAACTCGGTGTACACTATCTCCTTGAACCCCCTGGGGATCCTACTGCCGTACTTGGTGATGGTCTTTATGAAGTGTTGAATTAGGTGTTGAGCCCTCCTCAATCTCCACCTATGGTAATTCACTGCCCTGGGGACTAGCTCCTGGCAAACAACGTCTCTGGTTATCAAGGCCCTGTAACCGTTTATTGCCAGTACCGTGGCCATGTGGCTATCATCAGCACCGACATCGGTTGGGAATCCCCCAAACCTCATTATTAAGTCCTTCCTAAACGCCGCGAGCTCCCCGTGGAATATTGGTGTGGAGTACCTGTTGCTCTCGCCAATCCTAAGTACCGTGTAGTAATCCCTATACGTGGACTCTATGGTGTTGTTAGTGATTGGGGCCTTTACACAGGACACGGCACCCACGCCCTCGCTCATGAGGAGCTCCACAGCCCTCCTCAGCGAGTTGCCCAGCCATTTGGAATCCGCGTCCGTGATCACGATCACGTCACCGGTGGCGTGTTTCAGAGCCTCGTTTAGTGCATGTGCCTTGCCCAGCCTAACCCCCTCATTTATCACCCTGCAGTTTAGATCGGGGTGTTCGCTGCACCACTTCATGGCTAGGGCTGCGGTGCCGTCTGTGCTCCCTGAATCGATCACTAGTAATTCCATTAATTCCCTGGGGTAGTCCTGTGCGTATATGTTGTCTAGCTTGCTGAGTATTACGTTGGATTCGTTGTACGTGGGCAGTATTATACTGACCCTGGGCAGGTCATTGCTGTTGCGTCTTGGTTTTAATTCGTTCCTTGCCCAGCCCAGGTTTCTTAGGTAGTAATAGGTTGCCACTCCAAAGTGTATTGTTAGTAGTATCAGTGCGATGATGACCATGGGCCTCATTTCCTAAACACACCCCTTAGTAGCCTGTTAATCCTGTACTCCATCCTCTTAATAAATAGTGAGAGTATTGATGTGGCGAAGAGTTGTATCCCGGTCATGAACATTATGATGGCTATGATGCCCTTAACGTAGTACTTAATGCCGAAGAACAGGTACTCATAGCCCACGTAGGCCCCGAGCACCAGCCCCGGTATGAATATTAGGGATGCCAGGAAGAGTAGTGTGAAGGTTGGGTTATAGTTCCAGGAGAGCCTGATCATGTCAGCGAATATACCAATGCCATGCTTAACATGAAGCTTCTTCTTACCAATCCTACGCCTATACTCAATGGGCACCTCCGTGATCCTGCCCATGGAGGCCACGTGAGCTGCAATACCGGCCTCAACACTGAACCCCCTCACGTTTAGTGGGCTATACCTCAGTAGTTCCGTGTTAACCACGTACATACCACTTAGCACATCGGTTAGTTTTGTGTCGAAGAGTAGGTTGAACATTGATGTGAGGAGCTTATTACCAATCCTATAAATCAACCCCTGGCTCCCTGGCTCCAGCCACCTCCTGGCTCCAATAACCTCATCATAATCCTCACAGGCCATCCTTAGGAGTACCTTCACGTACTTGGCTGGGTATGTGTAATCACCGTCCATAACCACCATCCACCTAGTCTTAACGTGTTTGAGTGCTGTCATTATGGCGTTGGCCTTACCAAATCCCTCTTGCTCCACAACCTTAACACCCATGTTAATAGCCTTCTCCACGGTCCGGTCTGTGCTGTGGCCGTCAACAACGAGGATTCTGTTAAGGGGTATGTCGTTATCGATTAACTCTTTAATCACACTTTCAATGGCGCTTTCCTCATTTAATGTGGGTATTACGACTGTGAAGTCGCTTAGTGTATCGCACATATAAGTTATTACCTTTAGGGTAGTTTTTAAGCATTGTTCTAGGGTGACTATTAGTCAATGATTACGATGACGTATAACCATTTAAATCAGAATACAATTATTAGTGTATGGGTTGCAAAGTGATGAGGCCCACTTTCTCTCACCAATGATTAGCACCTCGTTATTATTTACTATTCTTTCAATTTGATTCCTTAAGCTCCTCTTAATCTCGTCGAATTGTCCCAGTTGATCCATACCGCCTACATACTTAATCCTGAGGTTTTCTAGGTGTGATATGATGTCCTTGATACTCTTAAGTGCGTTTTCCGTGTTTAGTGTATACCTCTTTATTGTTCCATCCCTCATTAGGAGGGTAACGTTAACCTCCCTATTGTTTAGTAGGGCGTTGGTTATTATGTAAATTAATAAGCCTCCTAGTATGTCTCTTTTAACTTCATTGGATGCGTAGGGTAGTAATAGGATGTTAATTACCCCGCTGAATTCACTAAAGACCTTGATGACTAGCTTATCCAACTTGAGGGACTTCTTCCAGTGAATCCTCCTTATGGGGTCGCCCGGCATGTATTCCCTAACCTCGGTTACACGGTCAATATAATCACCAACTCCCTGGGCTGCTAAAGCCCTCTGGGCGGTTTCCATGGCCCATTGGGTCCTTGGTATTACGGTAATGTCGGGGTGCCTAATGACCCTCCTAATCCTGACCAAACCCCTCTCGTCGATTAATGTGATTATTAACCTGGGCCTCTTGATACCCCCCGTTCTGTAATGGGCTGTTGAGGCCACTTGTACGTTACCGTTGATGTAAACCTCATTGGGTGTTATGGTTATGTTTTTGGGGGTTTCAATCCTCATTAGGGCTTTGATCCTCGGCGATGTCCTAATGCTCATTGTGTAGTTGATCCTACCGCCAGCGACGAACCTCAACTCCCTATCAACCTCAAACTCGAACCTTGCCGTTAGGAAGAGCAGGGCTGTGGTTAGGGAGTAGGTGGTTATGTATACTAGGGGTATTAGGTATGATGTGAATGCGTAAATACCCAGTAGGGTTGCTGATAGTAGTGCTGAAAGGGTTAGGGCGGTTGTGTAGTAGTACCAGGGCGCCCTGTTGGTTCTTAATGAGTTGTGGAGTTCCATGGTTAGTACTAGGGATAGTGGAATTGAGTATGCATTATTAATGAGCCCAGGCATGATTAGGTGGGCCAGCGTCAATTCCAAATCCCTGTCGAGCCTCGGTATTAACTCGAGAATTAGCAGGGCAATGGATGGTATCAGTACCAGGGGCTTTCCAAAACCAATGATTACGTAGACCAGGGGTAGTACCTTACGGATATAAACCAGGAGTTCACTGGGCCTCATTTAATCACGTGCTGTATGAACGTTGGTACCGGCACTGAGTTTAGGGCGTCATTTATAATGTCCGTGGGCCTAACGGAGCCAGCTAGGTCGGGCTTAACCATGATCCTGTGCTGTAGTGCTGGGTATATGGCGACCTTGACGTCGTCGGGTATTACGTAGTCCCTACCGTTAAGTGCTGCGAGGGCCCTTGATAGCCTCATGATGCTTATGACGGCCCTGGTGCTTATGGGTAGGCTAACCCTGGGATCCCTCCTTATTGTGTTGGCTAGGGCCAGTATGTATTCGTATATTGCATCCGCAACGTAAACGTTCCTAACGAAGTTCACTAGCCATTGAAACTCGTTCATGCTAATAACCCCATTGCCCTGCCTGCTCAGTTCATCCTCAATCTTATCCGCGTTAATCAATACCGACCTTTCATAATCACCCACTACGTAGTTTATGATTATGCTTGCTAGGAACCTATCCAGTATGGCTAGTGGTAGGTTGGCTTCGCGGCCGAGCTCCACCTCCTGTATGTTCATGGTTGCTATGACTATGTGGGGCTTGGGTAGGGTGTATGTCATCCCATCAAGTGTTACCTGGCCCTCCTGCATGGCCTCTATGAGGGCTGATAGTGTCCTTGGGGGTGCCCTGTTTATCTCGTCTAGGAGCACCACGTTTGCGAATATGGGTCCCTGAACAACCCTGTAATTACCATCCCTTGTGTAGACCACGAAGCCCAGTATGTCCGAGGGCAGTGTCTCATTGGTTACCTGGACCCTCTTAAAGGTGCCCCCCAGCGCCTTGGCCAGTGCCTTGGCTAGTGTTGTTTTCCCCGCACCCACACTACCCATTATCAATGCATGCCCACCGGCTAGTGCCGTGGCCAGTAGTATGTTTATGGCGTAATCATTGCCCAGGAATAGGCTGCCCACGTAGCCCTTAATCCTCTTGATAATACTCGCCAAATTAATGCCCATAATGGTTAAGCCCTACCTATGGTTCTGATTAAAAGCATTATTATTAGGAGTAGCACAGGTAATGCGGCAATTACGTAATTAATGGGGTAATGGCTAACCTCCAGCCATGAGTCCATAAGGAGCACCCTGAAACTGGACAGTGGTTCCCCACCCAGTAATGGTTCCAGGAGACCCACAGTGTGGTTCCCGCATAATTGCTTGAGGAATTCCTCATTATCACCAAGCTTAATCATGGAGTTCATGAATATTGATGGTGTGGTGATGACTATGACCTTACCACCACCATACCCAAACTCCGCAGCCACGATGAATGGTCCAGTGGAATTACCAACCCTGCTAAAGGCGTTGGTTTCCGCAATGACACTTACTGGGGTGCTGCCTATTATCAATGCCGAGGCATTGTCAAGGGCTAGGACTAATCCACTGGGTGTGCGGGCCAGTGGGAAGTACTCATTAATGATGTTAAACACGGGGTCCGTGATCACGCCACTGGTTATACTGGCATTAATGCCCATTAACTGAAGCACGTCATTGCCGTACATGGCTCCATTGCTTAGTATCAACAGGGTGCCACCGCCAGCGGCGTAGTTGGCCAATGCCCTGATAATTGATGCCGTAGGCTTCATGGTGGGTATCACGATGAGGATGTCCACATTACCAACCTGGTTTAATCCATAGATGGGCTTTACGTGGCAAAGGGTGCTTGCCGTTGAGTAGCCGTTCCAGTAGGGATTACTCACGTCGAATGGTGTTGTTGATGGGCCTAGTAGCACGGTGATTAGGAGTGTCAGGGTTATGATTA is a window of Vulcanisaeta thermophila DNA encoding:
- a CDS encoding glycosyltransferase family 2 protein, with amino-acid sequence MCDTLSDFTVVIPTLNEESAIESVIKELIDNDIPLNRILVVDGHSTDRTVEKAINMGVKVVEQEGFGKANAIMTALKHVKTRWMVVMDGDYTYPAKYVKVLLRMACEDYDEVIGARRWLEPGSQGLIYRIGNKLLTSMFNLLFDTKLTDVLSGMYVVNTELLRYSPLNVRGFSVEAGIAAHVASMGRITEVPIEYRRRIGKKKLHVKHGIGIFADMIRLSWNYNPTFTLLFLASLIFIPGLVLGAYVGYEYLFFGIKYYVKGIIAIIMFMTGIQLFATSILSLFIKRMEYRINRLLRGVFRK
- a CDS encoding ATP-binding protein translates to MKRIRLRFAGQEVEFVDREVAIKQIEELADKGTWWPLVIYGPEGCGKSALFKQAVEVLRDHGYEVSYINPLSRSEGDRVILTEGLRRLLVDLGSLVIGDAAKLIDTAIELLYNAVRKGLTRKIALLADDVFQAIGLDKAEQLVKGLLNMIEYPSVNYEKIVVLISSSEGTTREKIGRHRWAEIMITWNMTKEGLEKLYNQIPEPKPPFEEVWRWTGGNPEMLEKLYKNHWDVNKVIEEVRLSRGINRRFTEKWRKHLEKTVEDPDYLWTTPEAELDKLIKELVEKNLIIEIWKRHPYLWIDTPPPEKDPELGIGTYYAWQTPIHREAIKRTLEETK
- a CDS encoding ATP-binding protein — encoded protein: MKRTKLRFANHEIEFINRETAIKQIEELANKGTWWPLVIYGPKGCGKSALLKQAIEVLKEHGYEVSYISPLSRAGEDKVVLTEGLRQLITGISSLLIGDAARLIDTAVELLYNAVRKRLTSRIALLADDVFQAIGLDKAETLVKGFLNMIEYPSVKYERIVVIVATSEGVTWERIGRHRWAEIKIMWNMPKEGFRELHNQLPNPKPDPEQAWKWTGGNPEMLEKLYRADWDINGIINDMIKDRKLDIMIKTLNKEQAQILKQAIEDPDVIYDEAARATPLMEKLIENNLIIRIWHREQRTWIDQPPPDRDPELGIGKYFAWQTPIHREAVKRALKN
- a CDS encoding glycosyltransferase, encoding MRPMVIIALILLTIHFGVATYYYLRNLGWARNELKPRRNSNDLPRVSIILPTYNESNVILSKLDNIYAQDYPRELMELLVIDSGSTDGTAALAMKWCSEHPDLNCRVINEGVRLGKAHALNEALKHATGDVIVITDADSKWLGNSLRRAVELLMSEGVGAVSCVKAPITNNTIESTYRDYYTVLRIGESNRYSTPIFHGELAAFRKDLIMRFGGFPTDVGADDSHMATVLAINGYRALITRDVVCQELVPRAVNYHRWRLRRAQHLIQHFIKTITKYGSRIPRGFKEIVYTEFFLHVINPWVLIAGLALLLIAASQGSITAASLLGLGALLAVVVRLFRTWLYTQFILLAAMIRNMWNRELVWEKVEKDVAQ
- a CDS encoding AAA family ATPase; amino-acid sequence: MTNAKVTLRNIGPFEQAELTIKPLTILIGKNSVGKSLLTYLIWSLMFTPDLDKLLDEVTTKPEVHELAKAILDKIKSGKQPEELRELIKQYIETLPEAVASQVEKTLQAVFMTKPWELIRKGESEASILIEGSGAAMEISLSREGVKARYIKQYTEFIEKLKTEVPKPGQLRVLYEKIIEEGNVTNMGDLVSIIIKLLAHYICIVFNPFFIVPPICSEFFAALFPDSRAGISRVLLKPYIFPTIVKGIPYPDEQFVKVYYKLTEDASKRPRNLDIIKPLLRELGCDLNITLEGGVYTIYLKMWNGKRLHFSQAPSGIREVLTTALALANHEEPYIVIIEEPEAHLHPSAQIAFAKLVANAVNRGKTVIITTHSPTLLAIFNNLIMASRLKQEKLKELGITKNQVLKPYKVAAYLLKADETKGATTVEQLHVDEEGIPEDEFAKVDEELANQRASIMLRQYEENRPGRTH
- a CDS encoding ABC transporter ATP-binding protein, with amino-acid sequence MVGELRVVNVSKVFRGVPVLVNVSLTARSRVVTCVRGPSGSGKTTLLRIMAGLLRPDTGFVYYDGVDLYGSDGGDITRSVSYVPQDDVLVSSLTIWDNLDLALRVQGLGRDERRRRIEAVAEELGITHILGRRPVEVSGGERRRVSVAIALARDHEVLIMDEPSNSLDIANVDRLISLIRRDASTGSLVVIATHDDYLARCCDVTYGIRSGRLFPASALI